ATAGCTCGGAGCTTCAGAAATCCGAACTGATCTTGGGATCATCGCCTGCAGCACCTGTTCTGGAAAGTGCTCACGTACATCTGCTGCTACATGGGCAGCCAAATTCGTGCGGCCGTCATACATGGTCAACAGAATCGTTGATACAACTAGCTCGGAATTCAGATGCTTCTGAATCATACTGATGTTCTTCAGAAGCTGGCTGAGCCCTTCCAACGCATAGTACTCACATTGAATAGGAATCATAACTTCATTGGCGGCACAGAAAGCGTTTACAGTGAGGAGCCCAAGGCTTGGCGGACAGTCAATGAATATGAAATCAAGCCGTTCCTCACCATTTTCCGCCCTGAACTTCACGTATTCATCGATCGCCCGGCGCAGTCTTTGCTCTCTGGCGACCAGCGAGACGAGTTCTATCTCCGCCCCTGCTAAATGTATGGTGGCAGGTGCACATGACAGATTCGCAATATCTGGACATTGTGCGACAACTTCGGACATTGCAACATCATTGATGAGGACATCATAGATGCTGTCAATCTCCGCATGATGCGGAATTCCCAACGCTGTCGAGGCATTGCCTTGTGGATCAATGTCGATTACTAAAACATGGAGCCCAGCCGACGCTAGTGCGGCTGCAACGTTGACCGTAGTAGTCGTTTTCCCAACTCCCCCTTTTTGATTTGCTACCGTCAATATCCGGGTATATCCAGGTCGGGGCAGGGGGCGTCCTAGTAGTCGTTCGCGTCGCTTTGTTTCGCTCACGAGCTGCCTGGCAATAGGACTGCTGTCATCAAAGTCAAGGTCCAGTGAGCTTGCCTCGGCCTTTTTGGTTTCACGTGAAACGTTGACTGTGTTGTCAGTGGTCGAAGAATCAACCATTTTAGATTGATTGATGACATTAGAACGTGCCGATCCCAATGTCATGAACGGAGGGATCCGTTGCGAAGCTGCTTCGCTACTGGTCACGCTGACACACTCACTTTCCTATGGCTATGGTTGCCAACCTCTAGCCTATCGGTTCCAAGCAACAGCAGGTGGGATCACCCCTATTTCACCCCAGAACTGTGGATATCAGC
This genomic window from Arthrobacter sp. TMP15 contains:
- a CDS encoding ParA family protein — its product is MTSSEAASQRIPPFMTLGSARSNVINQSKMVDSSTTDNTVNVSRETKKAEASSLDLDFDDSSPIARQLVSETKRRERLLGRPLPRPGYTRILTVANQKGGVGKTTTTVNVAAALASAGLHVLVIDIDPQGNASTALGIPHHAEIDSIYDVLINDVAMSEVVAQCPDIANLSCAPATIHLAGAEIELVSLVAREQRLRRAIDEYVKFRAENGEERLDFIFIDCPPSLGLLTVNAFCAANEVMIPIQCEYYALEGLSQLLKNISMIQKHLNSELVVSTILLTMYDGRTNLAAHVAADVREHFPEQVLQAMIPRSVRISEAPSYQQTVMTYDPSSTGALSYLEAAAELAERSAS